In Cloacibacterium caeni, a single window of DNA contains:
- a CDS encoding TlpA family protein disulfide reductase, with the protein MKKRLSQITFILFSCIASAQFTIKVESPEDFSFNEAYLYTVNGSKDILIDKAEKKNNTWLFQVKNSYLGLLKVYFPQANTSLNLVSENKNVDLKFSVKNNKVQQIDYYDEVNNIFYSIQDQQKKREQILPALYQIQNFYKENSDFGLALKNEVSNLSADIVFDSDKHPFLSYYFKTYQNFLQESAGKKNPTNDEIISFLNNTQNYLETSSLLKPILMVFLSNTSRSSLGDEVDKLLTTVKVETPRGQTILSELIEVFNVYNIKDLKEKYLTEAKNLKCTINDRLANTIKSNANTEIGKIIPNNTFVNPVNTKVKSLHDVKADKKIIILWSSTCSHCEKEIGEMVLQYNKLKEKNIEVVGLSLDSDAKSYSDKVKMLPWINDTELKGWYSSYVDTYNVHATPTFYIVDAKNKIIAKPDNFSEILELLQLK; encoded by the coding sequence ATGAAAAAAAGACTTTCACAAATTACTTTTATATTATTTAGCTGTATTGCTTCAGCTCAGTTTACAATTAAGGTAGAATCTCCAGAAGATTTTTCATTCAATGAAGCTTATCTTTATACTGTCAATGGCTCTAAAGACATTCTAATTGACAAAGCCGAGAAAAAAAATAATACATGGCTATTTCAGGTTAAAAATAGCTATTTAGGATTATTAAAAGTTTATTTTCCTCAGGCTAATACTTCTTTAAATCTGGTTTCAGAAAATAAGAATGTAGACCTTAAGTTTTCGGTTAAAAATAATAAAGTACAGCAGATAGATTATTATGACGAAGTCAATAATATATTTTACAGTATTCAAGACCAACAGAAAAAAAGAGAACAAATTCTACCAGCACTCTATCAAATACAAAATTTTTATAAAGAAAACTCAGATTTTGGTCTTGCACTAAAAAATGAAGTTTCTAACTTAAGTGCAGACATTGTTTTTGATTCGGACAAGCATCCTTTCTTAAGTTATTATTTCAAAACCTACCAAAATTTTTTACAAGAATCTGCAGGAAAAAAGAATCCTACAAACGATGAGATCATTTCTTTTTTAAATAATACACAAAACTACTTAGAAACCTCTTCATTGCTCAAGCCAATTTTAATGGTTTTTTTAAGCAATACAAGTAGATCAAGTTTAGGCGATGAAGTAGATAAATTACTTACCACTGTAAAAGTAGAAACACCTCGCGGACAAACTATACTTTCAGAATTAATTGAAGTTTTTAATGTTTACAACATTAAAGATTTAAAAGAAAAATATCTTACAGAAGCCAAAAATTTAAAATGTACCATTAATGATAGATTGGCCAATACTATAAAATCTAATGCAAATACAGAAATTGGAAAGATTATTCCCAATAATACTTTCGTAAATCCTGTAAATACTAAAGTGAAATCTCTACACGATGTGAAAGCAGATAAAAAGATTATCATATTGTGGTCTTCTACTTGTTCTCACTGCGAAAAAGAAATTGGCGAAATGGTGCTTCAGTATAATAAATTGAAAGAAAAAAATATAGAAGTAGTAGGTCTTTCTTTAGATTCTGATGCGAAGTCTTATTCTGATAAAGTAAAAATGCTGCCTTGGATTAATGATACAGAACTCAAAGGTTGGTACAGCAGTTATGTAGATACCTATAATGTGCATGCTACTCCAACTTTCTATATTGTAGATGCTAAAAATAAGATTATAGCTAAGCCAGATAACTTTTCTGAAATTTTAGAATTATTACAGCTAAAATAA
- the clpX gene encoding ATP-dependent Clp protease ATP-binding subunit ClpX has protein sequence MNPNQCSFCGRKKSEVEILISGQNGFICENCVEQAHAIVKESVHEDEFSPATSIEELKKPREIKEFLDEYVIGQDQAKKQLSIAVYNHYKRLLHNKDENKSVEIEKSNIIMVGETGTGKTLLAKTIAKQLNVPFCIVDATILTEAGYVGEDVESILSRLLMVADYDVEKAEKGIVFIDEIDKIARKSDNPSITRDVSGEGVQQGLLKLLEGSIVNVPPQGGRKHPDQKYIQVNTQNILFIAGGAFDGIKEIIERRLNKQAIGFSTDKHSKVEEESYILEKLNATDLRSFGLIPELLGRFPIVTHLDKLTKETMLRILTEPKNSIINQFVELFRLDGVKLDFTDQALEKIVDYTIDKGLGARGLRGTTEKILEDYMYRIDELEKELRIEGNIDF, from the coding sequence ATGAATCCTAATCAATGCTCATTTTGCGGAAGAAAAAAATCTGAAGTTGAAATTTTAATCTCGGGACAAAATGGATTTATCTGTGAGAACTGTGTAGAACAAGCGCATGCTATCGTAAAAGAAAGTGTACATGAAGATGAGTTTTCGCCAGCTACCTCGATTGAAGAACTTAAAAAGCCTAGAGAAATTAAAGAATTTCTAGACGAATATGTTATTGGTCAAGATCAAGCCAAAAAACAATTGTCAATAGCGGTTTATAATCATTATAAAAGACTTCTTCATAATAAAGACGAAAATAAATCTGTAGAGATTGAGAAGTCTAACATTATTATGGTGGGCGAAACAGGAACAGGTAAAACACTTTTAGCAAAAACCATTGCTAAGCAATTGAACGTTCCGTTTTGTATTGTAGATGCTACTATTTTAACAGAAGCAGGTTACGTAGGAGAAGATGTAGAAAGTATTTTGTCTCGACTTTTAATGGTGGCTGATTATGATGTAGAAAAGGCGGAAAAAGGAATTGTTTTTATTGACGAAATAGATAAAATTGCTAGAAAATCAGACAATCCGAGTATTACCAGAGATGTTTCTGGTGAAGGGGTTCAGCAAGGTTTATTGAAGCTTCTAGAAGGAAGTATTGTAAATGTTCCACCGCAAGGAGGAAGAAAGCATCCTGACCAAAAATACATTCAAGTCAATACTCAGAATATTTTATTTATTGCAGGTGGAGCTTTTGATGGGATTAAAGAAATCATTGAGAGAAGACTCAATAAGCAAGCGATAGGTTTTAGTACAGATAAACATTCTAAAGTAGAAGAAGAAAGCTATATTTTAGAAAAATTAAATGCTACAGATTTAAGAAGTTTCGGGCTTATTCCAGAATTGTTAGGTAGATTTCCTATTGTTACTCATTTGGATAAACTGACCAAAGAAACAATGCTTAGAATCCTTACAGAGCCTAAAAATTCTATTATTAATCAATTTGTAGAGCTTTTTAGGTTAGACGGCGTAAAACTTGATTTTACGGATCAAGCCCTTGAAAAAATAGTAGACTATACCATAGACAAAGGTTTAGGAGCAAGAGGTCTTAGAGGTACTACTGAGAAGATTTTAGAAGATTATATGTATAGAATAGATGAGTTAGAAAAAGAACTTAGAATAGAGGGGAATATTGATTTTTAA
- a CDS encoding HIT family protein, with translation MSSIFTKIVNGEIPCYKIAEDENYLAFLDVMPLAKGHTLVIPKKEVDLIFDLESEDFKNLWGFAQKVAKKVGTAMPCVRVGVAVIGLEVPHAHIHLVPMNTMQDLNFGNERLKLSPEEYQEIQNKIINS, from the coding sequence ATGAGTTCTATATTCACCAAAATTGTAAACGGAGAAATCCCTTGCTATAAAATCGCTGAAGACGAAAATTATTTGGCTTTTTTAGATGTGATGCCATTAGCAAAAGGTCATACTCTTGTGATTCCTAAGAAAGAGGTAGACTTAATCTTTGATTTAGAATCAGAAGATTTTAAAAATCTTTGGGGATTTGCTCAAAAAGTAGCCAAAAAAGTTGGAACAGCGATGCCATGTGTAAGAGTGGGAGTGGCTGTGATAGGATTAGAAGTTCCTCATGCGCACATTCATTTGGTTCCCATGAATACCATGCAAGACCTTAATTTTGGAAACGAAAGGCTGAAACTTTCACCAGAAGAATATCAAGAAATTCAAAATAAAATAATTAACTCTTAA
- the greA gene encoding transcription elongation factor GreA has translation MNYVTKEGLEKMKTELELLESIERPKITQQIAEARDKGDLSENAEYDAAKEAQGLLEMKISKIKDTIANSKVIDESQLDTSKVSILCTVRLKNNATKQEQKFTLVPDNESDIKAGKISVNTPIAKGLLGKAVGETAEIVLPNGNKLSFEVLEISL, from the coding sequence ATGAATTATGTGACCAAAGAAGGTTTGGAAAAAATGAAGACTGAGTTAGAACTACTCGAAAGCATAGAAAGACCTAAAATTACTCAACAAATCGCAGAAGCAAGAGACAAAGGAGATTTATCTGAAAATGCAGAATATGACGCAGCGAAAGAAGCGCAAGGTTTGCTAGAAATGAAAATCTCTAAAATTAAAGATACTATCGCAAACTCTAAAGTGATTGACGAAAGTCAATTAGACACTTCTAAAGTTTCTATTCTTTGTACCGTTCGTCTTAAAAATAATGCGACCAAGCAAGAACAAAAATTTACATTGGTTCCAGATAATGAATCTGATATTAAAGCAGGGAAAATTTCTGTAAATACTCCTATTGCAAAAGGATTGTTAGGTAAAGCTGTAGGCGAAACTGCAGAAATTGTATTGCCAAATGGAAATAAACTTTCTTTTGAAGTTTTAGAAATTTCATTGTAA
- the dtd gene encoding D-aminoacyl-tRNA deacylase has product MKIVVQRVKEASVAVEGKIVGEISQGLLLLIGVDENDTQEDANWLIKKVVDLRIFSDSEGKMNLSVKDVVGEILCISQFTLISDYKKGNRPSYIKAAKPEKAIPLFEYFKSEISKSGLKIESGIFGADMKVSLLNDGPVTLVLDSITKA; this is encoded by the coding sequence ATGAAAATAGTAGTTCAGCGTGTAAAAGAAGCATCTGTAGCAGTAGAAGGAAAAATTGTAGGAGAAATTTCGCAAGGCTTACTCCTTCTCATCGGTGTAGATGAAAACGATACTCAAGAAGATGCCAATTGGTTAATTAAAAAAGTGGTAGACTTAAGAATTTTTTCTGATTCTGAAGGAAAAATGAATCTTTCTGTAAAAGATGTAGTGGGAGAAATTTTATGCATCAGTCAATTTACTTTAATCTCTGATTACAAAAAAGGCAACAGACCGTCTTATATAAAAGCGGCAAAACCAGAAAAAGCCATTCCTTTATTTGAATATTTTAAATCTGAGATTTCTAAATCTGGCCTAAAAATAGAAAGTGGAATTTTCGGGGCTGATATGAAAGTATCTTTACTGAATGACGGTCCTGTAACTCTGGTTCTGGACAGCATCACCAAAGCTTAA
- the bshB1 gene encoding bacillithiol biosynthesis deacetylase BshB1, producing MKVDILAIGAHPDDVELGCGGTIAKLISEGKKVAIIDLTEGELGTRGTNETRAQEAATASEILGISARENLKMKDGFIINSQEYQFRIIEMIRKYQPEIVLCNAIDDRHPDHAKAAKLVSDACFLSGLVKIKTDYEGESQKFWRPKQVFHYIQWKNIEPDFVMDISGFLDKKIEACLAYKTQFYDPTSTEPMTPIATKDFLESLTYRAQDLGRLSGVEYAEGFTTEKLLAFKNFEGIIC from the coding sequence ATGAAAGTAGATATTTTAGCAATAGGAGCACATCCAGATGACGTAGAGTTAGGCTGTGGAGGAACTATAGCAAAATTAATTTCCGAAGGAAAAAAAGTAGCCATCATAGACCTTACCGAAGGTGAATTAGGAACAAGAGGAACTAATGAAACCAGAGCGCAAGAAGCGGCAACTGCATCTGAAATTTTAGGAATTTCTGCTAGAGAAAATCTTAAAATGAAAGATGGTTTTATTATCAATTCTCAAGAATATCAGTTTAGAATCATTGAAATGATTAGGAAATATCAACCAGAAATCGTGCTTTGTAATGCGATAGATGATAGGCATCCTGATCATGCGAAAGCCGCAAAATTAGTTTCAGATGCGTGTTTTTTATCTGGATTGGTTAAGATAAAAACCGATTATGAAGGTGAATCTCAAAAATTTTGGAGGCCAAAACAAGTTTTTCATTACATTCAGTGGAAAAATATTGAACCGGATTTTGTAATGGATATTTCTGGATTTTTAGACAAAAAAATAGAAGCTTGTTTAGCATATAAAACTCAGTTTTATGACCCAACTTCCACAGAACCAATGACTCCCATCGCTACCAAAGATTTTTTAGAAAGTCTAACTTATAGAGCGCAAGATTTAGGAAGATTGAGTGGAGTAGAATATGCAGAAGGTTTCACAACTGAAAAGTTATTGGCATTTAAAAATTTTGAAGGAATTATTTGTTAA
- a CDS encoding tetratricopeptide repeat protein, with product MKYRFRLPKKIVFGAAATFLLSFASAQTVSEGIINLDSHKYAKAKEVFNQMIAKSPTAENYYYLGYSYLSQFEPNFELAKENFEKGLAIDSKSYLNKIGLATIKLGKGQKASAIAELTQVAKESKEKDAEVLYRIGEALTMFENNNDPALAITYINKAIEKAQKYGVPAYYYYTLGDAYRLTRDPGNAMTAYDRASEVAKNKASVFYRMATLWMAAKQYKKAEENIVKAINTDATYAPAYKAQAQYNKIFQKHEETTQSLINYTKYADEDPSTALEIAKLYFINSDFAESKATLDKVFDKVNDPIKFKLRAYLQYNENDFVNAKTNLETYYAKVEQSRIIPSDAGLEAVIYAGLASKEADAAAKAVLMQKANEKLAVVKAAKDDTLDWDSEFAKASSGAAELQAKADAGPSNDNIVALKKQVAANKEDTTALFNLAMAYQEVSNWDGAALAWQKMNDLLPTWEPAYYSKGYALQQAGYKELAAVAFQKYIDVALTKTPAEQQALQETLFGAYYSVAYLLHTTDKVKANEALQKALAMKPDDKNSLLLQKELMK from the coding sequence ATGAAATATAGATTCAGACTTCCTAAAAAAATAGTTTTTGGTGCAGCGGCAACTTTTCTATTAAGTTTTGCAAGCGCACAAACAGTGTCAGAAGGGATTATTAATTTAGATAGCCATAAGTATGCTAAGGCTAAAGAAGTTTTTAATCAAATGATTGCCAAATCACCTACTGCAGAAAACTATTATTATTTAGGATACTCATATTTAAGTCAGTTTGAACCAAATTTTGAACTAGCTAAAGAAAATTTCGAGAAAGGTTTAGCAATTGATTCTAAAAGCTATCTTAATAAAATTGGTCTTGCTACCATTAAATTAGGGAAAGGTCAAAAAGCTTCAGCAATCGCTGAACTTACTCAGGTTGCAAAAGAGTCTAAAGAAAAAGACGCAGAAGTTCTTTATAGAATTGGAGAAGCTCTTACCATGTTCGAAAATAACAATGATCCAGCTTTAGCCATTACTTATATCAATAAAGCAATTGAAAAAGCACAGAAATACGGTGTTCCTGCTTACTATTATTATACTTTAGGAGATGCATACAGATTAACTAGAGATCCAGGAAATGCCATGACTGCTTACGATAGAGCTTCTGAAGTTGCTAAAAATAAAGCTTCTGTTTTCTACAGAATGGCAACATTGTGGATGGCTGCTAAGCAGTATAAAAAAGCAGAAGAAAACATTGTAAAAGCAATCAATACAGATGCTACTTATGCTCCAGCGTACAAAGCACAAGCTCAGTATAATAAAATTTTCCAAAAACATGAGGAAACTACTCAGAGTTTGATTAATTATACGAAGTATGCAGATGAAGATCCAAGTACAGCATTAGAGATTGCTAAGTTATACTTTATTAATAGTGACTTTGCTGAATCTAAAGCGACTTTAGATAAGGTTTTTGACAAAGTAAATGATCCAATTAAGTTTAAGTTAAGAGCTTATTTACAATATAATGAAAATGATTTTGTAAACGCTAAAACTAATCTAGAAACTTATTATGCAAAAGTAGAGCAATCTAGAATCATCCCGAGTGATGCAGGTTTAGAAGCGGTAATTTATGCAGGATTAGCATCTAAAGAAGCAGACGCTGCTGCAAAAGCTGTCTTAATGCAAAAAGCTAATGAGAAATTAGCGGTTGTAAAAGCTGCTAAAGATGATACCTTAGATTGGGATTCAGAATTTGCAAAAGCATCAAGTGGTGCTGCGGAACTTCAAGCAAAAGCAGACGCAGGTCCTTCTAATGACAACATCGTGGCTCTTAAAAAACAAGTAGCTGCAAACAAAGAAGATACTACTGCATTGTTTAATTTAGCAATGGCTTATCAAGAAGTAAGTAACTGGGATGGTGCTGCTCTAGCTTGGCAAAAGATGAATGATCTTCTTCCAACTTGGGAACCGGCTTATTATAGCAAAGGTTATGCATTACAACAAGCTGGTTATAAAGAATTAGCTGCTGTAGCTTTCCAGAAATATATAGATGTAGCATTAACTAAAACTCCAGCAGAACAACAAGCTTTACAAGAAACATTGTTTGGAGCTTACTATTCTGTAGCTTACTTGTTACACACTACGGATAAAGTAAAAGCAAATGAAGCTTTACAAAAAGCACTTGCGATGAAACCAGACGATAAAAACTCACTTCTTTTACAAAAAGAATTAATGAAATAA
- a CDS encoding PstS family phosphate ABC transporter substrate-binding protein, translating to MKKTFKIFIVFTLVFSVISCSQNESSRPNKGEIVIAADESFRNVTEALAERYVAHYPETKLHLKFQKEDYALMDLLKRNVRVIVMSRELTAKEKKLYEEMVDLPLEPAKFAGDAVVFVVAKDSPKNSISVQEIKNELQSDEKNIIFDGVNASNFNFVAQKLNLPTQKIKYSLIKGNKGIVEQINKFPNSIGVISLNTISNPYSREAENLRKQIKILSVTENNIAYEPNRENVRNMKYPFTRILYFLTNEGHFGLGNGFIRFSCTQKGQIVVSKEGLQPYNIYKREVMMR from the coding sequence ATGAAGAAGACGTTTAAGATTTTTATTGTTTTTACTTTAGTTTTTTCAGTTATTTCTTGTTCTCAAAATGAATCAAGCAGACCAAACAAAGGTGAAATAGTCATCGCTGCAGATGAATCTTTTAGAAACGTAACAGAAGCTTTGGCAGAAAGATATGTTGCGCATTATCCTGAAACTAAACTTCATCTCAAATTTCAGAAAGAAGACTATGCCTTAATGGATTTATTGAAGCGAAACGTAAGAGTTATTGTGATGTCTAGAGAACTTACAGCAAAAGAAAAAAAACTCTATGAAGAAATGGTAGATCTTCCTTTAGAGCCTGCAAAATTCGCTGGAGATGCAGTGGTATTTGTAGTTGCTAAAGATTCTCCTAAAAACTCAATTAGTGTTCAAGAAATAAAAAATGAACTACAATCTGATGAAAAAAATATAATTTTTGACGGTGTAAATGCTAGTAATTTTAATTTTGTAGCTCAGAAATTAAATTTACCCACTCAAAAAATAAAATATTCACTAATTAAAGGTAATAAAGGAATTGTAGAGCAAATTAATAAATTCCCTAATAGTATAGGGGTTATTAGTCTTAATACCATCTCGAATCCTTACTCTCGAGAAGCTGAAAATTTAAGGAAACAAATAAAAATTCTCTCTGTTACAGAAAATAATATAGCTTACGAGCCGAACAGAGAAAATGTAAGAAATATGAAATATCCTTTCACCAGGATTCTTTATTTTTTAACTAATGAAGGACATTTTGGGTTAGGAAATGGTTTTATCAGATTCTCTTGCACTCAAAAAGGTCAAATAGTGGTAAGCAAAGAAGGACTTCAACCATATAATATTTATAAGAGAGAAGTAATGATGAGATAA
- a CDS encoding energy transducer TonB: MENENLNYNPSLDEIVFEHRNKEYGAYDLRSSYRRILTRSMIIGTLIFCIAAITPFVVMKIKQLAAKEKTEVDANLIEILPEEQVKEEIVEKEETPPPPPPKVEEKIEIIQNVVPEPVKAPKVETPPPPISEQLKTTTGLINQEGVKQTAHIPPPVQAPPKAAAVESKAPSTTEVYESVDQEAEFPGSLNSFRNKIAENFDNSAMEGGEGTLKTTVTFIVERDGSISDVKASGSNSDFNSEAVRTVKSIKTKWVPAKINGQPVRQRFRLPLTMNFE, encoded by the coding sequence ATGGAAAATGAAAATTTAAATTACAATCCGTCTTTAGATGAAATTGTATTTGAGCATAGAAATAAAGAATACGGTGCATATGATTTAAGATCAAGTTATAGAAGAATCTTAACAAGATCTATGATCATTGGAACTCTTATTTTCTGTATAGCAGCAATTACTCCTTTTGTAGTAATGAAAATTAAGCAATTAGCTGCTAAAGAAAAGACAGAAGTAGATGCTAACCTTATTGAAATTCTTCCTGAAGAACAAGTGAAAGAAGAGATTGTGGAAAAAGAAGAAACTCCACCACCTCCACCACCTAAAGTAGAAGAAAAAATTGAAATTATACAAAACGTAGTACCTGAACCAGTGAAGGCACCTAAAGTGGAAACTCCACCTCCGCCAATTTCTGAGCAGTTAAAAACTACCACAGGTCTTATTAACCAAGAAGGTGTTAAACAGACGGCACACATACCGCCGCCAGTACAGGCTCCACCAAAAGCTGCTGCAGTAGAGTCTAAAGCTCCAAGTACTACAGAGGTTTATGAATCTGTAGACCAAGAAGCAGAATTCCCAGGAAGTTTAAACTCTTTTAGAAATAAAATTGCTGAAAACTTTGATAACTCTGCAATGGAAGGAGGAGAAGGAACGCTTAAAACTACAGTTACATTTATTGTAGAAAGAGATGGTTCAATTTCTGATGTCAAAGCATCTGGTTCTAACTCAGATTTTAATAGTGAAGCTGTAAGAACAGTGAAAAGTATTAAAACTAAATGGGTTCCTGCGAAAATTAATGGTCAACCAGTAAGACAAAGATTTAGGTTACCATTAACTATGAATTTTGAATAA
- a CDS encoding ExbD/TolR family protein, with product MAEVQVQEKGEKGGKVRSKKQSTKVDMTPMVDLNFLMLMFFMFTTTFSKPNVMDLGLPAKPKVDQPKPKDTQIDLTNSISLIIGKNNRIFYHQLDQAGLNEQTLQETTYDREGITKVIEQAKRNAKDVTKFTVIIKPTDDAVYKNFVDILDEMAITKSEQYGVTDIKPWEKVIYEKKVGGSTPAPAQ from the coding sequence ATGGCAGAAGTACAAGTACAAGAAAAAGGCGAAAAGGGAGGTAAAGTCCGTTCCAAAAAGCAGAGTACTAAAGTTGATATGACACCAATGGTGGACCTTAACTTTTTGATGCTAATGTTTTTTATGTTTACTACTACATTTAGTAAACCTAACGTAATGGACCTAGGGTTACCAGCTAAACCAAAAGTTGATCAACCAAAACCTAAAGATACTCAGATTGATTTAACGAATTCAATTTCGTTGATTATTGGTAAAAATAATAGAATTTTCTATCACCAGTTAGATCAAGCAGGTCTTAATGAACAGACTTTACAAGAGACTACCTATGATAGAGAAGGGATTACAAAAGTAATCGAGCAAGCAAAACGTAATGCTAAAGATGTTACTAAATTTACAGTAATTATCAAGCCTACAGATGATGCAGTATATAAAAATTTCGTAGATATTTTAGATGAAATGGCGATTACTAAGTCAGAGCAATATGGTGTTACAGACATTAAGCCATGGGAAAAAGTAATCTACGAGAAAAAAGTTGGAGGTTCTACACCGGCACCAGCTCAATAA
- a CDS encoding ExbD/TolR family protein — protein MARVKPKRHGVVTDMTAMCDVTFLLLTFFIMTTQFKKPDVEQIKPPTSISEKLLPDGNLMTVNVTPDGKFYFAAVENFNERSELLDKMGAKYGVKFSDADKVAFFKTPAIGVPMNQLKSFLNMPEDQRKFVKTAGVPLDSTNKQLIDWISSSLEINPQYKLAIKGDANTNYPKVKNLFEGLRDIEYYKFWLITSQETNK, from the coding sequence ATGGCGAGAGTCAAACCAAAAAGACACGGTGTTGTAACAGACATGACAGCAATGTGTGATGTTACTTTCTTGCTTCTTACATTCTTTATTATGACTACTCAGTTTAAAAAGCCTGATGTAGAGCAAATTAAACCGCCAACTTCTATTTCTGAAAAATTACTTCCAGATGGGAACTTAATGACAGTTAATGTTACTCCAGACGGTAAGTTTTATTTCGCAGCTGTTGAAAACTTTAATGAAAGATCAGAGTTGCTAGACAAAATGGGAGCTAAATATGGTGTAAAATTTTCAGACGCAGACAAAGTAGCTTTTTTCAAAACTCCTGCAATTGGAGTTCCTATGAATCAGCTAAAGAGTTTTCTTAATATGCCTGAAGATCAAAGAAAGTTTGTAAAAACTGCGGGAGTTCCATTAGACAGTACAAATAAGCAATTAATAGATTGGATTAGTAGCAGTCTTGAAATTAATCCACAATATAAATTGGCTATTAAAGGAGATGCAAACACTAATTACCCTAAAGTAAAAAATTTATTTGAAGGGCTTAGAGATATAGAGTATTATAAGTTTTGGTTAATTACTAGCCAGGAAACTAATAAATAG
- a CDS encoding MotA/TolQ/ExbB proton channel family protein: MEMNVSTQEEQVVAKKVGGLNPAVVLPILYVIALGIYIFILGNPGNFKNEGVTGLSVALSDVENKDLHPDSFMGIIYMGGPIVHILILFMITVIVFAIERFFVLRKAAGTGNLENFVIKVRNLLDKNKIDEAVEECDAQKGSVGNVVKEGLTTYKALANDTTLNKEQKMVALTKSIEEATTLEMPMLEKNMMILSTLGTVATLVALLGTVIGMIKSFQALGAAGGTPDAAALSIGISEALINTALGIGTSAIAIILYNFFTSKIDGLTYKIDEIGMSIQQSFAEFN, encoded by the coding sequence ATGGAAATGAATGTTTCAACACAAGAGGAGCAAGTAGTTGCTAAAAAAGTAGGAGGTCTTAATCCTGCAGTTGTTTTACCTATTCTATATGTTATAGCGTTAGGTATTTATATTTTTATTTTAGGAAATCCTGGTAACTTTAAGAACGAAGGGGTTACTGGTCTTTCAGTTGCTTTATCTGATGTAGAGAATAAGGACTTACATCCAGATTCTTTCATGGGAATTATTTACATGGGGGGACCAATCGTTCACATTTTGATTTTATTCATGATTACTGTTATTGTTTTCGCTATTGAGCGTTTCTTCGTTCTTAGAAAAGCAGCAGGTACAGGTAACTTAGAAAACTTTGTAATTAAAGTTAGAAATTTACTTGACAAAAATAAAATTGATGAAGCTGTAGAAGAGTGTGATGCTCAAAAAGGTTCTGTAGGTAACGTAGTGAAAGAAGGTCTTACAACTTACAAAGCTTTAGCAAATGATACAACTCTTAACAAAGAGCAAAAAATGGTAGCGCTTACTAAATCAATTGAAGAAGCTACAACTTTAGAAATGCCAATGTTAGAAAAGAACATGATGATTCTTTCTACTCTAGGTACAGTAGCTACGTTAGTTGCACTATTAGGAACGGTAATCGGTATGATTAAGTCTTTCCAAGCTTTAGGTGCTGCTGGAGGTACTCCTGATGCTGCTGCATTATCAATCGGTATTTCTGAAGCACTTATCAACACTGCATTAGGTATTGGTACTTCAGCTATCGCTATTATTCTTTATAACTTCTTTACTTCTAAAATTGATGGACTTACATACAAAATCGACGAGATTGGTATGTCTATCCAACAATCTTTTGCAGAATTTAACTAA